TTCATCGCCTTGCAAAGCTCGAGGAACCCTGCGGTATCGTTCGGGAATTCGTTGAAACCGGCGGCCTTCACATGGCTGTCGCGATAGACGACGGCATTGCCGATCGCCGTCAGCGGCATGGCGATGAACTTGTCATCGCGTGTGGCGTAGCCTTTCACGCCGTCGTACCAACCCTCGTACTTGTTGCCGAGATAGTTGCCGAGTTCGGTAAGATCGACCAGCTTGTCCGGATATTGGTGCGCGTCGTCGAACCAGCACATGATGAGGTCGGGGCCGGAGCCGACATTGGCGGCAACGGCCGCCTTCGGGCGGATATCTTCCCAGCTCTCCTTGTCGATGCGCACTTCCACGCCTGTGGCTTCGGTGAACTTCTTGGTATTGGCGATCCAGGCATCCTCATCGCCCTTCACGAAAGGCGTCCAGCGCAGCAGGCGCAGGCTGGCGCCGCTTTCCGGCGTGTAGATCGGTTCGGCCTGCGCAAAGGATGGCTTGATGCCGAGGCCGGCGACACCGGCAACGGCTGCCGATGCAGCAAGAAATTCACGTCTCTTGATCGTCATGAGATTCCTCCTCATTGAAACAGCGGGAGTAATTCTCCGGCATTCACCTCCCGCTTGGTGAACGACGGCCTGGCACTTCCGGGAGCGCGAGCTCCGGCTATGCTTGCGCTCCGGCGGTCGTGAAGACTCCTCCTCTCCCTGCGCCGCCGGATGGCGTCAGTCGGTCAATCTCATGCCGCCTTCGGCGTCGAAGAGATGAACATGCTTGGCGTCGATCGTTACACGGATCGCTTCGCCCGGGCGGGCATCGATACGCTCGCGGAAGACGCAACTGACCTCGCTGCCGCCGAGACGGACGGTCAGATGCGTCTCGTAGCCCGTCGGCTCGATCACCACGATTTCGGCCGGCAGGCCGTTGGGGTCGAGCGAGATATATTCGGGACGCAGCCCGTACACGAGCTCGCGGCCCACCGCACTTGCCGGCGGATTGGCGACCGGCAGCCGGGTGCCGTTCGCCGCGACGAACTGCGTGACATTTTCGGGATCGAGCCGGCCATGGATCATGTTCATCGCCGGCGAACCGATGAAGCCGCCGACGAAGAGATTGGCGGGACGGTCGTAAAGCTCAAGCGGCGAACCGATCTGCTCGACGATGCCGTCATGCATGACGACGATCTTGTCAGCCATCGTCATCGCCTCGATCTGGTCATGGGTGACGTAGACGGTCGTCGTCTGCAGGCGCTGATGCAATTCCTTGATCTCGGCGCGCATGGCGACGCGCAGCTTCGCATCGAGGTTGGAGAGCGGCTCGTCGAACAGGAAGACTTCAGGATCGCGCACGATGGCGCGGCCCATGGCGACGCGCTGGCGCTGGCCGCCGGACAGCTGGCGCGGATAGCGGTCGAGCAGCTTGTCGAGGCCGAGGATGCCGGCGGCATATTTCACCCGCTTTTCGGCTTCTGCCTTCGGCGCCTTGTTGAGCATGAGCGAAAAGCCCATGTTCTGCTCTACGGTCATATGTGGATAGAGCGCATAGTTCTGGAAGACCATGGCAATGTCGCGGTCCTTCGGCGGCAGCGTGTTGACGACGCGCCCGCCGATCTTGATCTCGCCGCCGGAAATATTCTCGAGCCCGGCCAGCATCCGCAGAAGCGTGGATTTGCCGCAGCCCGAGGGACCGACGAGGATGACGAATTCCCCATCGGCAATATCGATGTCCACGCCTTTGATGACGGGGTGCGCGCCGAATGATTTCCGCACATCCGCGAATTGAACGTTTGCCATACTCCTCCTCCCAGATCATGAGCTTTGCGCAAGCACTGTATCTATGTCGTTTTCGACCGGCGGCAGCCCGCCTTCTCACCCCCGCCCGACAAAAGGCATCGTCGTCGCCATGACCGTCATGGTCAGCACGTTGGCGCTGAGCGGCAGGCCCGTCATGTAGACGACTGCATCGGCAATATGGGCCGGATCGATCGTCGCCTCGGCAGCGATGCTGCCGTTCGCCTGCAGCGCGCCGGCCGCAATCCTCGTCGTCATGTCGCTTGCGGCATTACCGATATCGATCTGGCCGCAGGCGATATCGAAGTCGCGCCCGTCGAGAGCGGTGGATTTGGTCAGCCCCGTGATGGCGTGCTTCGTCGCCGTGTAAGGAGCGGAATTCGGACGGGGCGTGGTGGCCGAGACGGAGCCGTTGTTGATGATGCGACCGCCGCGTGGGCTCTGGCTCTTCATCAGCCGGAAAGCCTGCTGAGTGCAGAGAAAAGCGCCAGTGAGATTGGCCGCGACGATGGCGTTCCACTGCTCGAACGAAACCTCCTCCAGCGCCACGCCCGGCACGGTGACGCCGGCATTGTTGACCAGGAGATCGAGCCGCCCGTATTTTTCCGCGATCACATCGAAGAGCGCGCGGACCGAGTCGGGATTGCCGACATCGGCGGAGACCGCGAGGAACTGCGCGCCGGTTTCGCCGCCAAGCTCGCTCGCTGCCTTTTCAAGCACGTCAGTCCGCCGTCCAGAAATGACGACCGTGTAGCCGGCGGCGCCGAGTCCTCGCGATATGGCACGCCCGACGCCGGTGCCACCGCCGGTGACAAGCGCAATCCTTGTCTTTCCGCTGGCCGATATGCTCATGCGATCCTCCCGTCGAGTTCATCCTCGATATGGACTTTCAGAATCTCGTCGAAGCTCGTCTCCGCCTTGAAGCCGAGCGAGGAGGCTCTCTGCGCATCGAACCGGGTCGGCCAGCCGGCGACGATGCGTTCGATGATGGGATCGGGCACGCGCTTGATGAGGGCGACTGCCTTGTCGCCGGCCACCCGGCGCAACGCTTCGATCTCCTCAGATACCAGCGCCGAGAGACCCGGCATGGTGAGGTTGCGCCGCGAGCCGATCCTTGCTGTGTCGATCGTCGCTGCATGGACGAAGAAGCCGACGGCCGCGCGCGGGCTTGCAAACCAATGCCGCACGCTGTCGTTGACCGGCAGTATGGCTTCCTTGCCGACCAGCGGCTCGCGCAGAATATTGGAAAAGAAACCCGAGGCCGCCTTGTTCGGTGCACCCGGCCGTACGCAGATCGTCGGCAAGCGAATGCCGATGCCGTCGAAAATGCCACGGCGGGAATAATCGGCAAGCAGCAGCTCGGCAATGGCCTTCTGCGTGCCATAACTTGTCAGCGGCGTGGACAAGAACTCGTCGGGAATGACCTCCGGGAACGGTATGCCGAAGACGGCGATCGAGGAGGCGAAGACGAGGCGCGGAACATAGGCGCTAGTGAGGCCGGCCTGGCGGATCGCATCGAACAGCGCGCGCGTGCCGTCGAGATTGACGGCGTAACCCTTGTCGAAATCCGCCTCCGCCTCACCGGAAACGATGGCGGCAAGATGGAAGATCAGGTCCGGCCGGCTTTCGATCAGCCTATCGGCCGTATGGGCAGCGGCAAGGTCGACCGTCATCGCCGTGGGAATTGGCCGGAGCGTTTCCGGCACCGGCGGCGGAACGGCGTCCACCAGTGTCAGACGGGCGACGGGCCTGCCGAAAACCAGCGGCTCGCGGACAATTCTTTCGACCAGCTTGCGGCCGATCATGCCTGCCGCACCCAAAATCATCACATGCATGTCGGCTGCTCCTCCATCGCCGTCAGTCTTCACTTTGGTCGAGAAAGCTTCCGTGCCGCCCCGAAATCCGTCCAGCCTCCTCATTTCGATTCCGAGCGATCGTCATGCAGAGCATGTCGTCGTCGCCTTACCGATAGTCCTTCAACCATCGCAGGCCCGCGTCCGTAGAAGTGGCCGGCCGATACTCGGCCCCTATGGGGCGGTCATAGCCCAGCTCTTCCAAGAGACGGAGGATGTACCTGTAATCGATCTCCCCATGATCCGGTTCCCGCCGGTCTGGAACCGAAGCGATCTGTATATGGCCGATGGAATTCAGAGACCATTGCAACCTGCGGGTCAAGTCGCCTTGCATGATCTGTAGATGGTAGCAATCGAACATCAGTTTGATATTCGTCGCCCCGACTGCGGCGATGATTTCCAACGCTTGTTCGGATGTTTGCAAAAAATAGCCTGGCGCGTCGTGATGGTTCAGCGGTTCGATCAGGATATTGACCCCAGTCTCAGCGGCGCGTTCACAAGCATGTTTGAGGTTGGCAATGAACGTTGCCCGTGCCGCCTCGCCGGAGGCTTTGCCGGCCATGACATGCACGGTGAGCGTCCCCGTAGCGTCGGCATAATCGATTGCCTGTTCGATCGCGTGTCGCGCTTCCTCCTCGCGCCCGGGAATGGCGGCAAGCCCGTTGTCTCCGGCCGCCACATTGCCTCGAATGGTGTTGAGACCAAGCATGGTGAGCCCGGTCTCCGCCAGCGCCGCTTGTACCCTCTCGACCGGAACGTCATAGGGATAGTGGCATTCGACCGCGTCAAAACCTGCGGCTTTGGCGGCGCGGATGGCGTCGGGAAGCTGCAGTTCCTGCCAGAGAAAGCCAAGATTGGCGGAAAACATTGTCATTTCAGTCCCACTCCACATCATAGGTGTGGAGAATTTGGCCAATCTGGACTGCGCTCAGGAGCGAGGGATTGGCGCTACGTGTCAGCAGGGCGAGTTTTGCCGTCTCCTCCAGCTCCTCGATCGCATAGACCGCCGCCTCGAGATCTTTGCCGGCCACGACCGGGCCGTGGGCGGCGAGCATTACCGCACTGCGCCTGCCGGCAAGCCCACGGATCGCATCGCCCATTCCCGGGTCGCCCGGCATGAAGTAAGGTAGCAACGTCACCTTTCCGAGCTTCATGACGGAATATGCGGTGAGCGGCGGCAACAAATTCTCCGGATCGACGTCCGGCAGAAGTGACAGCGCCACGCAATGGCTGCAATGCAGATGCACCACGGCGCCGGTTTTACCCGATCGGGTTTCGTAGAAGGCGGAATGCAACGGCATTTCCTTGGTCGGCTTGTCGCCGCCGACTTGCCGCCCATCCACCTCAAGGCAGGATAGCTTTGCTGGGTCGAGCCGCCCAAAGGAACTGCCAGTCGGCGTCACCAGAAGCCGGCCGTCGGAAAGCCGCGCAGAGATATTACCCGATGAACCGGCCGTCAGGCCCCTGTCAAAGAGCGACTTGGCCATGAAGCAGATTTCGTCCCTCAGCCGCGCTTCTTCGCTCATGCGGCCTCCAGCAGTTTGAAGGCATCCTCGAAGAACGTCTCGCCGCCGAAATTGCCGGATTTCAGCGCAAGCGCGACCCGCTCACCCTTCACCTTCGCGAAGATCCAGGGAACACCGGCAGCAATTTCCGGGCCGATTTCCAGACGGGTGACACCCAGAGCTTGGGTAATCGCACCGGACGTCTCGCCGCCAGCGGCGACAAACCGGCGGATGCCGAGCCCAAACGCTTCACGGGCGAGGTTGGCGAGAGCAGTCTCGACGACTGTGCTTGCCTTTTCCAAACCGAGCCTTTCTTGTGCCTGGCGTACATCCTGCGGCTCTGCCGTGGCGTAGATGAGCTTCGGGACATCGGAAGGCTGCCGCTGCAACCATTCCCGTGCCGGCCCTACTCCCCTTTCGGCGAGCGCCACGAGATCGAGGCGGAGACTGGCGCATTGCCCCAGGTAGTAAGCGACCTGACTTCGGGTCATTGCCGAACAACTTCCCGACAGCACGACCTGCCCCCCGTTCACCTTGGTGCTAGCGCGCCGCGCGGCGGGGGCCGCTACAAGCCCCTGTTCGACATAGTAGCGGGGAAGCTGACCCGCCACCGCGCTGCCGCCCGTCACAAGCGACATGTCGGCCGTGGCGGCTGCAATCGTGCGCAGATCCTCGTCGCAAACGGCATCGACGACAACGTGGCGCACGGCTTCTTCGGCAAGGCTCCGTAATCTTTCCTTCAGCGCTTCCGGGCCTTGTAAGACGGTGTGGCGATTGGCAAGGCCGACCTTGCCTTTGACCTGGGGCGCCAAAAGCCGGATCAGGCTTGAATCGCGCATCGGCGTGAGCGGGTGATCCTTCATCGGGCTTTCCGAGAGGAGCTCCTGGCCCACAAGGACATGGCCCATGAAGATGCTGCGGCCGTTTTCCGGGAAGGCCGGACAATAGATGGTCTGCGCGACGCAGAGCTCCGACATCAGCATTTCTGCGACCGGTCCGATATTGCCCTCAGCCGTGCTGTCGAAAGTGGAGCAATATTTCCAGAAGAAGCGGGCTGCACCGGCATGGCGCAGCCAAGCCAAGGCCTGCCGGGCCTGTCCGACCGCGTCTGCGACAGGCGACGTGCGGGTTTTCAGGGCTATGACCTCGAAGGTTGCGGCCTCCGTTTGATCCTGATCTGTGGCCGGCACGCCAATGCGCAGCGTTACGGGCAGCCCGCTGCGCGCGAGAAGGGCAGCGAGATCCGTCGCACCCGTAAAATCATCCGCAATGCAGCCAAGTATGGTTCCCATAAGCGCTCACCCCTCCATGCCTGGCAGAACGACACCGCTCTTGCGCGCCAGGAACTTCGCCACAGCCGCGTCGTCTTCCAGCCCGAGCCCGTCTTCGGCAGCCTCGAGGAAAAGCTGCATTGCAGCTGCGGCAAGCGGTGTGACCGCCCCGGTCTTCCGCGCTTCCGACGTGACGATCCCCAGATCCTTGACGAAGATGTTGATCGCCGAGCGGGGGGTGTAGTCACCCTTGACGATATGTTCGCCGCGGTTTTCGAACATCCAGGAGGAGCCGGCGGAAACGCGCAGGACCTCATAGAGGGTTTTCAGGTCGATACCGTTCTTTGCCGCAAGCGTCATGGCTTCGGCAGTGGCGGCGATATGTACGCCGGCCAGAAGTTGATTTATCATCTTGACCTGCGAGCCCGCGCCCGGTCGCTCACCGAGGCGAAAGACCTTGGACGAAACGACTTCAAGCGCGGCAGAAGCTCGTGCGAATGCCTCGTTCGAACCCGATGCCATGACGGTGATTTCTCCCGACAGCGCCCGAAGATGCCCGCCGGAGACCGGCGCATCGACGACCAGCATGCCAGCCGCGTCCAGTCTCGCGGCGATCGCAGCGCAGGCGGTCGGCGCCATGGTCGTGCATAGAAGGAAAACGGTCGAGGGCTGCGCGGTTTCAAGGGCGCCCCCCGACCCGAAAAGCACCTCCTCGACCTGCTGGTTATTGACGACATAGACAAAGACTACATCGGCCGCCTCGACTGCGATCGCCGGCGTGCTGCACGAATGCCCTCCCGCGTCACGAAAGCGCTCGAGAACATCGGCCCGCAGGTCGCATCCGCTCACTTCAAAGCCTGCCCTGAGAAGCGAGATCGCCGCCCCCCAACCCATCGAACCCAGCCCTACGACCGCGGCGCGCCGTGTATCTCGAATAGCTTCCATAGTGTCGTCCACACAGACCGTTACCGATACCGGTATCGATACCAAAGCCCGTGTAAAGATGATTGTCAATATTGCACCTGTTCCCCCTCGCCCACAAAAGCCGTATGACGGGCTTGCGAAGCGTTAAGCGCTCGCGGTCATCGAGGATCCTTTCGGAATGCGTAAACCTACTTTGGAAGAAGTTGCCATTGCAGCCGGCGTCAGCAAGATGACAGCTTCGCGCGCGCTTCGTGGCGCCGGTGATGTCTCAAAGGAAACCCGCGAAAGGGTTCTCGATGTGGCCGAACGCCTGAGCTATGTGGGCAACCGGCTTGCGCTTTCCCTATCCTCACAGAATACCAATCTGCTCGCGGTGGTCGTACCCAGCATGTCCAATATCGTGTTTCCCGAAGTTCTGGCCGGCATTTCGGCGGCGCTGGAAGAGTCGGGCATGCAGGCGGTCTTTGGCATATCGGATTATGATACGGACAAGGAGCGCGCGATCATCCGCGACATGCTCTCCTGGCAGCCGAGCGCCATTATCGTCACCGGTCTCGACCAACCGAAAGAGACGGTCCGGATGCTGCAGAACGCAACCATTCCTGTCATCCAGATCATGGACCTCGACGGCACGCCGGTCGATTTCAACGTCGGACTTTCGCACAAGCGTGCAGGAGAGGATATGGCAAGAGCGCTGCTCGCGGCGGGCCGCCTGCGTTTCGGCTATGTGGGAAGCGCGCTTTCGCGCGACTTGCGTGCGGCCAAGCGGAAGGCCGGTTTCGAAAAAGCTCTGCGCGAGTGCGGCGGTCTCGGTTTCGTCGAGCACCGCCTGGACGAAGCCTTCTCCTCGGTCGCGCTCGGAAAGCGGCTCACGGCCTCAATGCTGGCGGATAGACCGCAAATCGACTGCATCTATTATTCCAACGACGACATGGCGACCGGCGGGCTGTTTGCATGCATGGAACTCGGCATTGCAAGTCCTGAGGACGTTCTGATCGCCGGGTTCAATGGATTGGAGCTCGCCTATGCCTTGCCGGCAAGAATCGCGACCTCGAAATCACCCCGCCGCATCATCGGCGAGATCGCCGGAAAACTAGCACGCGAGGCAGTGAGCGCCGGCCGCCCCTCCATTCAAAAGGTGTTTTCCTTCGTTCCCGAGATCACGGGCGTATCTTCCGCGGAATAACCCAGCTCGCCAGTGCCTTTGATCTCACCTTGGCGGCCAATGAAGGGATTCGCTGAGAGGAGTTTGCCGGTTTTTGTGTGAATGTCATTCACCACTCGGGTAGCCGCGCGCGGATTGCGTTCTCCAATTCCCGTAGATAGCGTCTCGTCCAGATGATGCGCACGTTACGCCTGACTGTATTTATTCAAAACGGCGGCGATTTCCTCGTCGGTTGCGAATTCGCCTCTGTCAGCCTCGATCCCGGCCTGGACGCCTGCAATCCACTTTTCCGGTACTGTCACATTGTTTTACGTGCGGGCGCATGGAAGCCGCAAGTTGGATTTCAGGCGAGTTGCAGCGCGGCCATCCTCCATTGGGTAGTGGCGGCTTGGCGGAGGATCGGATTGGGTAGCCGGGCGATTTGATTTGGCGGGAACGAAATGGTTTCAAACGGCTGAGAAGATCGAGACAAATTGCTGAAGCGACCCGATCGACCGAAATCCTTGCCGGGTTCGTTCACGCTTCCGAAATGGCAGATGCGAATTCTCGGCCCTGTTGTTCAGGCCTTTATGAGACCGATGCTCTACGGTGGGCATGACCTGAGGCCGGGCGGCGCCATAGGATCGCAGCTTGTCGGTGATGATGCGCCAGGGCGCCAAGCCCTGTTTCTTCAGCAAACGGACCAGCAATCGCTTGGCTGCCTGGGTGTTGCGGCGAATCTGAACGGTAAGGCATTTTTGGACGCCAGTCCGACGCGGAAATCTGAATAGTTTGCCGAGGATGCGGCGCGGTCCTGATGTGATTGCAATTGTGCGCCGGAAGAAGTCTCCGAAAGTCTCACACGAGCATTTGACCTCTCAGATCGGCGATGGCATCCTCCCTGTGTGCCATCTCCACGGTCGCAATAACGCCTAACGCCACGACGGAGACTGTTGAATGCCAACCCCGCAGCGTTCCACTCTAGGATCTCTCGTGTTGATAGCGACAGTCGTGGGCTTCAGCGTTGGAGCGTTCGCCTACACCGCGGGGTGGCTCTCGCCTAATCGCCTGACGCCGACGAAAATTGTCAGCGCCTTGGCGCCTCCTGGCGGAGCCGCTCTCGGGCATCGGCGAAACCACGCCAAGGGCGTCTGCTTTACCGGCACGTTCGAAGCGAACGGAAACGGCAGCGCGATTTCGAAGGCGTCCATCTTCGTCTCTGGTCAATACCCTGTACTCGGCCGCTTAAATCTTGCGACACCCGACCCAAACGCCGCCGATGCGACGGTTCGGGTTCGCGGCATCGGCGTACAGATCTCGGCGCCCGACGGCGACGTCTGGCGAATGGCCATGATCGATCCTCCCGTGTTTGCGGTTTCCACCCCGCAAGGCTTCTACGACCTGCTCAAGGCGTCCGCGAGCAAGGAGCCG
The window above is part of the Rhizobium sp. WYJ-E13 genome. Proteins encoded here:
- a CDS encoding ABC transporter ATP-binding protein, yielding MANVQFADVRKSFGAHPVIKGVDIDIADGEFVILVGPSGCGKSTLLRMLAGLENISGGEIKIGGRVVNTLPPKDRDIAMVFQNYALYPHMTVEQNMGFSLMLNKAPKAEAEKRVKYAAGILGLDKLLDRYPRQLSGGQRQRVAMGRAIVRDPEVFLFDEPLSNLDAKLRVAMRAEIKELHQRLQTTTVYVTHDQIEAMTMADKIVVMHDGIVEQIGSPLELYDRPANLFVGGFIGSPAMNMIHGRLDPENVTQFVAANGTRLPVANPPASAVGRELVYGLRPEYISLDPNGLPAEIVVIEPTGYETHLTVRLGGSEVSCVFRERIDARPGEAIRVTIDAKHVHLFDAEGGMRLTD
- a CDS encoding SDR family oxidoreductase → MSISASGKTRIALVTGGGTGVGRAISRGLGAAGYTVVISGRRTDVLEKAASELGGETGAQFLAVSADVGNPDSVRALFDVIAEKYGRLDLLVNNAGVTVPGVALEEVSFEQWNAIVAANLTGAFLCTQQAFRLMKSQSPRGGRIINNGSVSATTPRPNSAPYTATKHAITGLTKSTALDGRDFDIACGQIDIGNAASDMTTRIAAGALQANGSIAAEATIDPAHIADAVVYMTGLPLSANVLTMTVMATTMPFVGRG
- the denD gene encoding D-erythronate dehydrogenase, whose amino-acid sequence is MHVMILGAAGMIGRKLVERIVREPLVFGRPVARLTLVDAVPPPVPETLRPIPTAMTVDLAAAHTADRLIESRPDLIFHLAAIVSGEAEADFDKGYAVNLDGTRALFDAIRQAGLTSAYVPRLVFASSIAVFGIPFPEVIPDEFLSTPLTSYGTQKAIAELLLADYSRRGIFDGIGIRLPTICVRPGAPNKAASGFFSNILREPLVGKEAILPVNDSVRHWFASPRAAVGFFVHAATIDTARIGSRRNLTMPGLSALVSEEIEALRRVAGDKAVALIKRVPDPIIERIVAGWPTRFDAQRASSLGFKAETSFDEILKVHIEDELDGRIA
- a CDS encoding hydroxypyruvate isomerase family protein, producing MTMFSANLGFLWQELQLPDAIRAAKAAGFDAVECHYPYDVPVERVQAALAETGLTMLGLNTIRGNVAAGDNGLAAIPGREEEARHAIEQAIDYADATGTLTVHVMAGKASGEAARATFIANLKHACERAAETGVNILIEPLNHHDAPGYFLQTSEQALEIIAAVGATNIKLMFDCYHLQIMQGDLTRRLQWSLNSIGHIQIASVPDRREPDHGEIDYRYILRLLEELGYDRPIGAEYRPATSTDAGLRWLKDYR
- the otnC gene encoding 3-oxo-tetronate 4-phosphate decarboxylase, with the protein product MSEEARLRDEICFMAKSLFDRGLTAGSSGNISARLSDGRLLVTPTGSSFGRLDPAKLSCLEVDGRQVGGDKPTKEMPLHSAFYETRSGKTGAVVHLHCSHCVALSLLPDVDPENLLPPLTAYSVMKLGKVTLLPYFMPGDPGMGDAIRGLAGRRSAVMLAAHGPVVAGKDLEAAVYAIEELEETAKLALLTRSANPSLLSAVQIGQILHTYDVEWD
- the otnK gene encoding 3-oxo-tetronate kinase; its protein translation is MGTILGCIADDFTGATDLAALLARSGLPVTLRIGVPATDQDQTEAATFEVIALKTRTSPVADAVGQARQALAWLRHAGAARFFWKYCSTFDSTAEGNIGPVAEMLMSELCVAQTIYCPAFPENGRSIFMGHVLVGQELLSESPMKDHPLTPMRDSSLIRLLAPQVKGKVGLANRHTVLQGPEALKERLRSLAEEAVRHVVVDAVCDEDLRTIAAATADMSLVTGGSAVAGQLPRYYVEQGLVAAPAARRASTKVNGGQVVLSGSCSAMTRSQVAYYLGQCASLRLDLVALAERGVGPAREWLQRQPSDVPKLIYATAEPQDVRQAQERLGLEKASTVVETALANLAREAFGLGIRRFVAAGGETSGAITQALGVTRLEIGPEIAAGVPWIFAKVKGERVALALKSGNFGGETFFEDAFKLLEAA
- the ltnD gene encoding L-threonate dehydrogenase, whose product is MEAIRDTRRAAVVGLGSMGWGAAISLLRAGFEVSGCDLRADVLERFRDAGGHSCSTPAIAVEAADVVFVYVVNNQQVEEVLFGSGGALETAQPSTVFLLCTTMAPTACAAIAARLDAAGMLVVDAPVSGGHLRALSGEITVMASGSNEAFARASAALEVVSSKVFRLGERPGAGSQVKMINQLLAGVHIAATAEAMTLAAKNGIDLKTLYEVLRVSAGSSWMFENRGEHIVKGDYTPRSAINIFVKDLGIVTSEARKTGAVTPLAAAAMQLFLEAAEDGLGLEDDAAVAKFLARKSGVVLPGMEG
- a CDS encoding LacI family DNA-binding transcriptional regulator, which translates into the protein MRKPTLEEVAIAAGVSKMTASRALRGAGDVSKETRERVLDVAERLSYVGNRLALSLSSQNTNLLAVVVPSMSNIVFPEVLAGISAALEESGMQAVFGISDYDTDKERAIIRDMLSWQPSAIIVTGLDQPKETVRMLQNATIPVIQIMDLDGTPVDFNVGLSHKRAGEDMARALLAAGRLRFGYVGSALSRDLRAAKRKAGFEKALRECGGLGFVEHRLDEAFSSVALGKRLTASMLADRPQIDCIYYSNDDMATGGLFACMELGIASPEDVLIAGFNGLELAYALPARIATSKSPRRIIGEIAGKLAREAVSAGRPSIQKVFSFVPEITGVSSAE